One genomic segment of Clostridium saccharoperbutylacetonicum N1-4(HMT) includes these proteins:
- a CDS encoding ArsR/SmtB family transcription factor: MENKYEKNAKILKALSDTNRLRIIDLLSCGEMCACHILENFNFTQPTLSHHMKVLIDCGLVEARKDGIWNLYKLNLNNANRLVLFFMNLITENDECEEKDNKCHKSEDNK, from the coding sequence GTGGAAAATAAATATGAAAAAAATGCAAAAATATTAAAGGCTTTAAGTGATACAAATAGATTAAGGATAATTGATTTGCTTTCTTGTGGTGAAATGTGTGCATGTCATATATTAGAAAATTTTAATTTCACTCAGCCTACATTATCTCACCATATGAAGGTTTTAATTGATTGTGGATTAGTAGAAGCTAGAAAAGATGGTATTTGGAATTTATACAAACTAAATTTAAATAATGCAAATAGGCTGGTATTATTTTTTATGAATTTAATTACAGAAAATGATGAGTGTGAAGAAAAAGATAATAAATGTCATAAATCTGAGGATAATAAATAA
- a CDS encoding MATE family efflux transporter, which yields MKQVDLTKGKPLKVLTALSVPLMGSSLLQFAYNLIDMLWVGGLGSNAVASVGSASFFVGLGYSINSMVVIGTGIKTAHSIGRKEENEVKGYINAGIIINTIMGIILGIILILAGRNLIGFLQINNAEVEKDAYLFLAISGPTIFFAFYNMLYARILGSFGNNKLAFNINVIGIIVNIILDPLFIYVFKLGVLGASLATMSANIVMFIVYMARTYGIIKYDFKVKIDVEKIKEISILGLPMAMQRVLFTVINIFLARIIAIFGAEAIAAQKIGLQIESITYMVVGGLHGAIAAYTGQNFGAKKIERIKDGYNTAIKIGIMYSLLTAVLFMFFSIPFIKLFVKDEQTIYIAQAYLQAVAYSQIFSTVETISNGLFTGIGKPKISSIISIVFTALRIPMALILIKPFGLSGVWISISLSSILKGSTAYLLYIIEFKRKNK from the coding sequence ATGAAACAAGTAGATTTAACAAAGGGAAAACCATTAAAAGTTTTAACAGCATTATCAGTTCCGTTGATGGGAAGTTCTCTTCTGCAGTTTGCCTATAACTTAATTGATATGCTTTGGGTTGGTGGATTGGGCAGTAATGCAGTAGCTAGTGTGGGAAGTGCAAGCTTTTTTGTAGGTCTTGGGTATTCTATTAATTCTATGGTAGTTATTGGGACAGGAATAAAAACAGCTCATTCAATAGGAAGAAAAGAAGAAAATGAAGTTAAAGGATATATTAATGCAGGAATTATAATAAATACTATAATGGGTATTATTTTGGGGATAATACTAATTTTGGCAGGAAGAAATCTTATTGGTTTTTTACAGATTAACAATGCTGAAGTTGAAAAAGATGCATATTTGTTTTTAGCCATAAGTGGTCCTACAATTTTCTTTGCATTTTATAATATGCTTTATGCAAGAATATTAGGTAGTTTTGGAAATAATAAATTGGCCTTTAACATTAATGTTATTGGTATTATTGTAAATATTATATTAGATCCACTATTTATATATGTATTCAAATTAGGTGTTTTAGGAGCATCACTTGCTACAATGTCAGCAAATATAGTAATGTTTATAGTATATATGGCTAGAACTTATGGAATTATTAAATACGATTTTAAAGTGAAAATTGATGTAGAAAAGATTAAGGAAATATCAATTTTAGGACTGCCAATGGCAATGCAGAGAGTTTTGTTTACGGTAATAAATATATTTTTAGCGAGAATAATTGCAATATTTGGAGCTGAAGCTATAGCAGCACAAAAGATAGGACTTCAAATTGAATCAATTACTTATATGGTTGTTGGCGGATTACATGGTGCAATAGCAGCTTATACAGGACAAAACTTTGGTGCAAAAAAAATAGAAAGAATTAAAGATGGTTATAATACAGCTATAAAAATAGGAATAATGTATTCATTATTAACGGCAGTTCTTTTTATGTTTTTTAGCATACCATTTATAAAACTATTTGTTAAAGATGAACAAACTATTTATATAGCTCAAGCATACTTACAAGCTGTTGCATATTCACAAATTTTTAGTACAGTAGAAACTATATCAAATGGATTATTTACTGGAATAGGGAAACCTAAAATTTCATCAATAATAAGTATTGTATTTACTGCACTAAGGATTCCAATGGCTTTAATTTTAATTAAACCTTTTGGTTTAAGTGGAGTTTGGATAAGTATTTCTCTTTCAAGTATTTTAAAGGGAAGTACAGCTTATTTACTTTACATTATTGAATTTAAAAGAAAGAATAAATAA
- the gshAB gene encoding bifunctional glutamate--cysteine ligase GshA/glutathione synthetase GshB — MLNKFKRLFTNYELLSGNYGIEREGLRVDERGGLSQNKHPQVFGDKVTNPYITTDFAESQIEVITPPFKDVKETYNFANALYDIAAMEIGHEYLWPQSMPSIVPEDSKIKISEYGDNDKGRSAQKYRESLISKYGGKRQLICGIHYNFSFSENIINKLYKAELAENNNITYREFKNSIYLKVTRNYLRYRWLIIYLLGASGVVDKSYVGKCLGSTKKIAEDSFTNEGALSYRNSECGYKNKIDLFPNYDSVEKYIESLKGFINDKLIDSYKELYSSIRPKPSDPNDFFNSLLGDGIQYLEYRSIDINPFERGGVSLEDLYFLQIFNLFLLVKEESNYEEWQKEGVENQNIISRYGQNNVTLKKDGNPISKEEWGLEILDHIKNMNNELNLGKEEIVDLMIDRIKDHKLTYAYKIEEKVKKDGYINAHINIAKKHKIESYNNRFKLEGYEELELSTQILMKEAIKRGIKVEVLDKTENFISLKKNNKVEYVKQATKTSKDSYITVLIMENKSVTKKVLRDNNIKVPAGVEVNSLKEALAIITDYVNKPIVIKPKSTNFGIGISIFKDGTDEDSLRKAFELAFEHDNTVLVEEFIKGKEYRFLVIDDKVAGILHRVPANVKGDGVNSIKGLVEIKNQDPLRGYHYVTPLEKIILDESAELFLKQQNKDFKYVPEKDEVVYLRENSNISTGGDSIDYTDDISNKFKDIAVKAAQAVNARICGVDMMLEDYKDENTGYAIIELNFNPAIHIHCYPYKGTERKIGVEVLKVLELI, encoded by the coding sequence ATGTTAAATAAATTTAAAAGATTATTCACAAATTATGAATTGTTAAGTGGTAATTATGGAATAGAAAGAGAAGGTTTGAGAGTTGATGAAAGAGGAGGGTTATCTCAAAATAAGCATCCTCAAGTGTTTGGAGATAAGGTGACAAATCCTTATATAACAACTGATTTTGCTGAAAGTCAAATTGAAGTTATTACTCCACCTTTTAAAGATGTAAAAGAAACTTATAATTTTGCAAATGCCTTATATGATATTGCTGCAATGGAAATTGGTCATGAATATTTGTGGCCTCAATCCATGCCAAGTATAGTACCTGAGGATAGTAAGATTAAAATTTCTGAATATGGTGATAACGATAAAGGCAGATCAGCACAGAAATACAGGGAAAGTCTAATAAGCAAGTATGGAGGCAAAAGACAACTAATATGTGGTATACATTATAATTTTTCCTTTAGTGAAAACATAATTAATAAATTATATAAAGCTGAACTTGCTGAAAATAATAATATAACTTATCGAGAGTTTAAAAATAGCATTTATTTAAAGGTAACAAGAAATTATCTTAGATATAGGTGGCTTATAATTTATCTTTTAGGTGCTAGTGGAGTTGTCGACAAAAGCTATGTTGGTAAATGCTTAGGCTCTACTAAAAAAATAGCTGAAGATAGTTTTACTAACGAAGGAGCTTTGTCTTATAGAAATAGTGAATGTGGATATAAGAATAAAATAGATTTATTTCCTAATTATGATTCAGTTGAAAAATATATTGAAAGCTTGAAAGGTTTCATTAATGATAAGCTTATAGACAGCTATAAAGAACTATATAGTTCAATAAGACCTAAACCAAGTGATCCAAACGACTTTTTTAATTCACTTTTAGGGGATGGTATTCAATATTTAGAATATAGAAGTATTGATATTAATCCTTTTGAAAGAGGTGGAGTAAGCCTAGAGGATTTATATTTTCTTCAAATATTTAATTTGTTCTTGCTTGTAAAAGAGGAAAGTAATTATGAAGAATGGCAAAAAGAAGGAGTAGAAAACCAAAACATAATTTCTAGGTATGGGCAAAATAATGTAACATTAAAGAAAGATGGTAATCCTATTTCAAAAGAAGAATGGGGCTTAGAAATATTAGATCATATTAAAAATATGAATAATGAACTTAACCTTGGAAAAGAGGAAATTGTTGATTTAATGATTGATAGAATAAAAGATCATAAATTGACTTATGCTTATAAAATTGAAGAAAAGGTCAAAAAAGATGGGTATATTAATGCTCATATAAATATTGCTAAAAAACATAAAATAGAGTCATATAATAATAGATTTAAATTAGAAGGTTATGAAGAGCTGGAATTGTCCACTCAAATATTAATGAAGGAAGCTATTAAAAGAGGAATAAAAGTTGAGGTTTTAGATAAAACTGAAAATTTTATTTCCCTCAAGAAGAACAATAAAGTTGAATATGTAAAGCAGGCAACTAAAACATCAAAGGATAGTTATATAACTGTTTTAATAATGGAAAATAAAAGTGTTACTAAAAAAGTATTAAGAGATAATAATATTAAAGTTCCTGCTGGTGTGGAAGTAAATTCTTTGAAGGAAGCATTAGCTATAATTACTGATTATGTGAATAAACCAATAGTAATAAAGCCTAAATCAACAAATTTTGGAATTGGAATAAGTATTTTTAAAGATGGAACAGATGAAGATAGTTTAAGGAAGGCCTTTGAATTAGCCTTTGAACATGATAATACGGTGCTTGTTGAAGAGTTTATAAAGGGAAAAGAATATAGATTTTTAGTTATTGATGACAAAGTTGCTGGAATACTTCATAGGGTACCAGCAAATGTAAAAGGTGATGGAGTTAATTCAATAAAAGGATTAGTAGAAATAAAAAATCAAGATCCTCTTAGAGGTTATCATTATGTAACGCCTCTTGAAAAAATAATCTTAGATGAAAGTGCTGAATTATTTTTGAAACAGCAAAATAAAGATTTTAAGTATGTTCCAGAAAAAGATGAAGTTGTTTATTTAAGAGAAAACTCTAACATTAGCACAGGAGGAGATAGCATAGATTATACTGATGATATTTCTAACAAGTTTAAGGACATTGCAGTTAAGGCTGCTCAAGCAGTAAATGCAAGAATCTGTGGCGTTGATATGATGCTTGAAGATTATAAAGATGAAAATACTGGTTATGCAATAATAGAACTTAACTTTAATCCAGCAATTCATATTCATTGTTATCCTTATAAAGGTACTGAAAGAAAAATTGGAGTTGAAGTATTAAAAGTATTAGAACTAATTTAA
- a CDS encoding DUF4489 domain-containing protein has translation MRNLCGTESDYCEIYNNAPEPGRALLNVSTGGAGPLAVISTPLSRPIPVVSVSIDTSNMCNPKVLLTFTSLISLPADILVNLNFVIVKAVRDGCPQAVGGTHTFAKAVRVLESESFSFQYCDCNPAYGNTTYTVQIEPSSLISVTAGLTITNATLSALAVETL, from the coding sequence ATGAGAAATTTATGCGGAACTGAAAGTGACTATTGTGAAATTTATAATAATGCTCCTGAACCAGGAAGAGCTTTATTAAATGTTAGTACTGGTGGAGCTGGACCTTTGGCAGTAATTTCAACACCATTATCTAGACCTATCCCTGTTGTTAGCGTTTCTATCGATACTAGTAATATGTGTAATCCAAAGGTTTTATTAACTTTTACAAGCTTAATTTCCCTACCAGCAGATATTCTAGTAAATTTAAATTTCGTAATAGTAAAAGCTGTTCGTGATGGATGTCCACAAGCAGTAGGTGGAACTCACACTTTCGCAAAAGCAGTACGAGTACTTGAATCAGAATCTTTCTCTTTCCAATACTGTGATTGCAATCCTGCTTATGGAAATACCACCTATACAGTTCAAATTGAACCAAGCAGCTTAATTTCTGTAACAGCTGGATTAACAATAACAAATGCAACTTTATCAGCTTTAGCTGTTGAAACTTTATAA